In Arenicella xantha, the genomic window CTTCTTAACTCGCTCGATGCACGGCGTGGTGGTGAGACCGACCTGCTTTCCTAGGTCGGTATAAGAAACCCGTCCATCTCGCTGCAGCACGGTCAGGATATTACGATCGTATTTATCGAGGGTTAATTGCTCGTCAGCATTATAGTCATACATTGAAAATCACTAGTTAATTCTAATATGACAGTAAATATAACCAATAATTAGGAAATATAAATAAATATTAATTGCAAAGGCCTCAATATAAATAAAAAAACGCTTACTGACATCTCAAATCATCGGTAAAATTTAGTGCTATAAATCACTCCGTCAATGCTAGGAAATTTCAATGAAAATTGGTGTACCAAAAGAGATCAAAAACCACGAATATCGTGTTGGCTTAAGCCCTGCTAGTGCCCGTGAACTAATCGCGAACGGACATGAAGTAACCATCGCAACCGGCGCCGCGGCCGGAATCGGTCTAGACGATAATGCTTACACCGCCATTGGCGCAAAGATTGCCGCTTCAAACGAAGCCATTTATGCCGATAGCGAAATGATCGTTAAAGTAAAAGAGCCTCAGCCCGATGAATGCCGCCAGCTACGTCGCGGACAGCTGTTATTCACCTACCTTCATCTTGCTCCAGATGCAGAGCAAACCCGCCTACTGCTGGAATCAGGCGTTACCGCGGTTGCGTATGAAACAGTCACAGGCCCTGGCAACTCATTACCGCTATTAGCACCAATGAGTGAGGTCGCCGGCCGATTGGCAGCGCAAGCTGGCGCACATTGCTTAGAGCGCGCACAAGGTGGATGCGGCGTGCTTATGGGCGGCGTACCAGGCACCGAGCCAGCCAAGGTACTGGTTATCGGCGGCGGCGTAGTAGGTCAAAATGCAGCGTATATTGCACGCGGCATGGGCGCCAATGTCACCATTCTTGATCGATCGATTTCCAAGTTGCGCGAACTAGACATTGAGTTTCAAGGCAAAGCTAACTGCGTCTACTCAACAACAGAATCAATTGAACGCTACGCCATTGAATCAGATCTAGTCATCGGCGCTGTACTCATTCCGGGCGCCAATGCTCCCAAATTGATTACTCGCGAGATCATCAGCAAAATGAAACCAGGCTCCGTGGTGGTTGATGTGGCAATCGATCAAGGCGGCTGCTTTGAGACATCCAAAGCGACCACTCACCAAGACCCAACCTTTGTGGTAGATGGTGTTGTGCACTACTGTGTAGCCAATATGCCGGGCGCAGTTCCGCAAACATCTACGTATGCCCTGAATAACGCCACACTACCGTTTACGCTAGCGATGGCAAACCTAGGCTGGAAAGGCGCGATGCAACAGAATGCTGACCTGCTACACGGCCTAAACGTACACGACGGCAAACTAACGTATCAAGCCGTCGC contains:
- the ald gene encoding alanine dehydrogenase, whose amino-acid sequence is MKIGVPKEIKNHEYRVGLSPASARELIANGHEVTIATGAAAGIGLDDNAYTAIGAKIAASNEAIYADSEMIVKVKEPQPDECRQLRRGQLLFTYLHLAPDAEQTRLLLESGVTAVAYETVTGPGNSLPLLAPMSEVAGRLAAQAGAHCLERAQGGCGVLMGGVPGTEPAKVLVIGGGVVGQNAAYIARGMGANVTILDRSISKLRELDIEFQGKANCVYSTTESIERYAIESDLVIGAVLIPGANAPKLITREIISKMKPGSVVVDVAIDQGGCFETSKATTHQDPTFVVDGVVHYCVANMPGAVPQTSTYALNNATLPFTLAMANLGWKGAMQQNADLLHGLNVHDGKLTYQAVAAAQGLEYTDPATLIK